A genomic window from Terriglobia bacterium includes:
- a CDS encoding class I SAM-dependent methyltransferase, with product MAPFVCPWWLGYFLISPLRRYAHDPGRIVGPHIGPGMTVVDFGCGMGHFSLPMATMVGPKGRVVCVDIQPKMLAGLARRAAKAGLTERLDLRVASPDGPGLAGLAGQVDFVLAFYVAHELPDSALLFTELASTLATHRCLLLAEPILHVRKGSFSDTVAAAERAGFMVVDRPTIRRSRAVLLTRSEI from the coding sequence ATGGCGCCTTTCGTTTGCCCGTGGTGGCTGGGCTACTTCCTCATCAGCCCGCTGCGGCGCTACGCGCACGACCCCGGGCGAATCGTCGGCCCGCACATTGGACCCGGGATGACCGTGGTCGACTTCGGTTGCGGCATGGGTCACTTCAGCCTGCCGATGGCAACCATGGTCGGCCCGAAGGGTCGAGTCGTTTGCGTCGACATCCAGCCGAAGATGCTCGCCGGGCTCGCCCGCCGCGCCGCGAAGGCGGGCCTGACAGAGAGGCTCGACTTGCGCGTGGCGTCGCCGGATGGCCCGGGCCTCGCAGGGTTGGCCGGCCAGGTCGACTTCGTCCTCGCTTTCTACGTCGCTCACGAGTTGCCGGATTCGGCGCTCCTTTTCACCGAACTCGCCAGCACGCTCGCGACCCACCGGTGCCTGCTCTTGGCCGAGCCGATCCTTCACGTGCGAAAGGGATCTTTCTCGGACACCGTCGCGGCGGCCGAGAGAGCCGGATTCATGGTGGTCGACCGCCCGACG